From the genome of Malus domestica chromosome 04, GDT2T_hap1, one region includes:
- the LOC103433892 gene encoding pre-mRNA-splicing factor 38 isoform X1: protein MANRTDPSAKSIRGTNPQNLVEKIVRTKIYQNTYWKEQCFGLTAETLVDKAMELDHIGGTFGGNRKPTPFMCLVMKMLQIQPEKEIVIEFIKNDDYKYVRILGAFYLRLTGTDTDVYQYLEPLYNDYRKLRRKLPDGNFTLTHVDEVIDELLTNDYSCDIAMPRIKKRWTLEATGSLELRKSALEEDFEEEEEKEENVQVDGMDEDVHDRDYYHDRSPARERERDRRRDSHRYRDYDRDRDYDREHGRWRERDRDRDRDRDRDHDRLRDEKDYGRDRDRDRERDWDRRERDRGRRRSRSRSRSRSRDRDGGDRDRKRHARSISPRRPDREEPKKKKEKKKEKKDDGTDHPDPEIAEANRLRASLGLKPLK from the exons ATGGCGAACCGTACGGACCCGTCGGCGAAGAGCATAAGGGGGACGAACCCGCAGAACCTGGTGGAGAAGATCGTACGGACGAAGATATACCAGAACACGTACTGGAAGGAGCAGTGCTTCGGGTTGACGGCCGAAACACTAGTCGACAAAGCCATGGAGCTCGACCACATCGGCGGCACCTTCGGCGGCAACCGGAAGCCCACGCCTTTCATGTGCCTCGTCATGAAGATGCTTCAGATCCAGCCGGAGAAGGAGATCGTTATCGAGTTCATAAAAAATGACGATTACAA GTACGTTCGGATACTCGGTGCATTTTATTTGCGGCTTACGGGAACTGATACTGATGTCTACCAGTACCTAGAGCCTTTGTATAATGACTATCGGAAGTTGAGGAGGAAACTGCCTGATGGGA ATTTTACCTTGACGCATGTGGATGAGGTTATTGATGAACTTCTCACAAATGATTACTCATGTGACATTGCAATGCCACGAATTAAAAAAAG ATGGACTCTCGAAGCAACTGGTTCATTGGAACTCAGGAAAAGTGCTTTGGAGGAGGactttgaggaggaggaagagaaagaggagaATGTTCAAGTTGATGGAATGGATGAAGATGTCCATGATAGGGATTATTATCATGACCGAAGCCCTGCcagggaaagggaaagggataGAAGACGCGACAGTCACAGATACAG AGACTATGATAGGGATAGAGACTATGACAGGGAACACGGACGGTGGCGTGAAAGAGATAGGGACAGAGACAGGGATAGGGATCGGGACCATGATCGGCTGAGAGATGAAAAGGATTATGGTCGTGATAGGGATAGGGATCGGGAAAGGGATTGGGACAGGCGAGAAAGGGATCGTGGCAGGAGGAGGAGCCGTTCAAGAAGCAGAAGTCGTAGTAGAGATCGTGATGGTGGAGATAGAGATCGCAAGAGACACGCCCGCAGCATTAGTCCCAGAAGACCTGATCGTGAGGagccgaagaagaagaaagaaaagaagaaggagaagaaggatgaTGGCACAGACCATCCGGATCCAGAGATTGCTGAAGCAAACAGACTCCGAGCATCTCTTGGGTTGAAACCCCTGAAGTAG
- the LOC103433892 gene encoding pre-mRNA-splicing factor 38 isoform X2, protein MANRTDPSAKSIRGTNPQNLVEKIVRTKIYQNTYWKEQCFGLTAETLVDKAMELDHIGGTFGGNRKPTPFMCLVMKMLQIQPEKEIVIEFIKNDDYKYVRILGAFYLRLTGTDTDVYQYLEPLYNDYRKLRRKLPDGNFTLTHVDEVIDELLTNDYSCDIAMPRIKKRWTLEATGSLELRKSALEEDFEEEEEKEENVQVDGMDEDVHDRDYYHDRSPARERERDRRRDSHRYRDRDYGRDYDRDRDYDREHGRWRERDRDRDRDRDRDHDRLRDEKDYGRDRDRDRERDWDRRERDRGRRRSRSRSRSRSRDRDGGDRDRKRHARSISPRRPDREEPKKKKEKKKEKKDDGTDHPDPEIAEANRLRASLGLKPLK, encoded by the exons ATGGCGAACCGTACGGACCCGTCGGCGAAGAGCATAAGGGGGACGAACCCGCAGAACCTGGTGGAGAAGATCGTACGGACGAAGATATACCAGAACACGTACTGGAAGGAGCAGTGCTTCGGGTTGACGGCCGAAACACTAGTCGACAAAGCCATGGAGCTCGACCACATCGGCGGCACCTTCGGCGGCAACCGGAAGCCCACGCCTTTCATGTGCCTCGTCATGAAGATGCTTCAGATCCAGCCGGAGAAGGAGATCGTTATCGAGTTCATAAAAAATGACGATTACAA GTACGTTCGGATACTCGGTGCATTTTATTTGCGGCTTACGGGAACTGATACTGATGTCTACCAGTACCTAGAGCCTTTGTATAATGACTATCGGAAGTTGAGGAGGAAACTGCCTGATGGGA ATTTTACCTTGACGCATGTGGATGAGGTTATTGATGAACTTCTCACAAATGATTACTCATGTGACATTGCAATGCCACGAATTAAAAAAAG ATGGACTCTCGAAGCAACTGGTTCATTGGAACTCAGGAAAAGTGCTTTGGAGGAGGactttgaggaggaggaagagaaagaggagaATGTTCAAGTTGATGGAATGGATGAAGATGTCCATGATAGGGATTATTATCATGACCGAAGCCCTGCcagggaaagggaaagggataGAAGACGCGACAGTCACAGATACAG GGACCGAGATTATGGCAGAGACTATGATAGGGATAGAGACTATGACAGGGAACACGGACGGTGGCGTGAAAGAGATAGGGACAGAGACAGGGATAGGGATCGGGACCATGATCGGCTGAGAGATGAAAAGGATTATGGTCGTGATAGGGATAGGGATCGGGAAAGGGATTGGGACAGGCGAGAAAGGGATCGTGGCAGGAGGAGGAGCCGTTCAAGAAGCAGAAGTCGTAGTAGAGATCGTGATGGTGGAGATAGAGATCGCAAGAGACACGCCCGCAGCATTAGTCCCAGAAGACCTGATCGTGAGGagccgaagaagaagaaagaaaagaagaaggagaagaaggatgaTGGCACAGACCATCCGGATCCAGAGATTGCTGAAGCAAACAGACTCCGAGCATCTCTTGGGTTGAAACCCCTGAAGTAG